Proteins from one Candidatus Ozemobacteraceae bacterium genomic window:
- a CDS encoding S8 family serine peptidase yields the protein MRGFGFPFLTAIIAGSLLSGPAFCGTLRFVTTKESVDAEAMSERLSALPSRDRAFAAIREEGGRVADSIRTIVGTCDPEARDIWAARGVTARLSDEQVDRLNAEWPSLRFETLDSTAVPVSNDIADAPPQRMPPSWNHVMCGSWDLARLRNLTGKGVMVAVIGPDVPFDHPAIADRIVVRRTFGRSPARGTDDLMLLHPLGLLAGKASEKPIGTAPDVSIALATLPRGKVAADDLLSAIQWALEPVEGTRPAALLLAVDFQSAAPRAIRDALAACKMAGILPILPAGNNPSRITGMAALPDVLTIGALDQWKSRAAFSGCGPAIVDGCQLRKPDYMAPGLAVTGPATGNTYRQGSGTLQAAAHFAGVWAQIRQSKPDVELETILATLALTSRDLGPTGPDNDYGNGLADPLAMLQYLENPPAPPDASDTLPVPPL from the coding sequence GTGAGAGGTTTCGGTTTTCCGTTTCTGACGGCAATAATTGCCGGGTCGCTCCTGAGCGGCCCGGCTTTCTGCGGTACCCTTCGTTTCGTGACGACCAAGGAATCGGTCGATGCGGAGGCCATGTCCGAGCGACTTTCCGCTCTTCCCTCACGCGACAGGGCTTTTGCCGCCATTCGCGAGGAGGGGGGGCGCGTTGCCGACTCCATCCGCACGATCGTCGGAACCTGCGATCCTGAGGCGCGGGACATCTGGGCCGCCCGCGGCGTCACCGCCCGTCTTTCGGACGAACAGGTCGACCGATTGAACGCCGAATGGCCGTCTCTCCGATTCGAAACGCTTGATTCCACTGCTGTCCCGGTCTCGAACGACATCGCCGACGCCCCACCCCAACGTATGCCCCCGTCCTGGAACCATGTCATGTGCGGCTCATGGGATCTCGCCCGTCTCCGGAACCTCACCGGGAAAGGAGTGATGGTCGCCGTCATCGGTCCCGACGTACCGTTCGATCATCCGGCAATCGCCGATCGTATCGTCGTCCGTCGCACGTTCGGCAGATCACCCGCGCGCGGCACCGACGACCTGATGCTGTTGCACCCACTCGGCCTGCTTGCGGGAAAGGCCTCCGAGAAACCGATCGGCACGGCTCCTGACGTCTCCATCGCCCTTGCGACCCTTCCTCGCGGGAAGGTTGCCGCCGACGATCTTCTTTCCGCCATCCAATGGGCTCTCGAACCCGTCGAGGGAACGCGGCCCGCCGCCCTCCTGCTCGCCGTCGACTTCCAGAGCGCAGCCCCCCGCGCCATTCGCGATGCGCTTGCTGCCTGCAAAATGGCTGGGATTCTTCCGATCCTTCCCGCGGGCAACAACCCCAGCCGGATCACCGGCATGGCGGCGCTTCCTGATGTCCTGACCATCGGGGCTCTCGACCAATGGAAGTCGCGGGCAGCGTTCTCCGGTTGCGGCCCCGCCATCGTCGACGGCTGCCAGCTCCGCAAGCCTGACTACATGGCCCCCGGACTCGCCGTCACGGGCCCAGCGACCGGAAACACCTACCGGCAGGGATCGGGAACCCTCCAGGCGGCGGCGCATTTCGCCGGCGTCTGGGCTCAGATCCGCCAGTCGAAGCCTGACGTCGAACTCGAGACGATCCTCGCGACCCTGGCCCTCACCAGCCGAGATCTCGGACCGACGGGCCCGGATAACGATTACGGGAACGGCCTCGCCGACCCGCTCGCCATGCTCCAGTATCTCGAAAATCCCCCGGCCCCGCCGGATGCCTCGGACACGCTCCCCGTTCCCCCTCTGTAA
- a CDS encoding tetratricopeptide repeat protein: protein MPAKTNRFPPDVLAMLSELTKRDGEYVSHVSALCLLGVFPGPCERLTIVTRRRRRNRMLGDTPLVFVTHGAGRPAHTQDVLVGTSRITVSTIEQTLVDLFADLDHAPDLVTLAGLLGGAPFQAHSLLQTAAQTSDTVLKRISFLLAWSGRMAHPELPPPGLSRTPVKLDPRDAAGRMSWDGRFFIRYPTSLLGRPLPRPRANAPAETLERLTFRNHPVVRDRIVRTEYLPLYNHDDPDFLRWLDAIVIAFLQPSAHVSLHGFLSSFADREPFERQSVPRLVTRYVERHPGLLEPRRGDVLNWVRAHLDARGPAVVEAVVRIAIVMGFHEEALAAISRHGALLFDAGRIDLLQKAIGRYLDSELPLPSGLFVIAAKISARENRLVDGLALLDRGKSLYEGLDGGEAEFGDLALATGDILRLSGRLTESMAELSLARECFISAKLPSKIAETDDAFGRLMITRERPEEARRYFLSALSSAWSSRSALEQARILENLGLVEHDLGNSRRAALYLSRAVSLHSQLGNRPGAASAGLLLGVLHLSMGHLTKAFRLFKDVRASMEKLGHAGGSFEAAAYLGWTCDLLGKQGAADSWWSMLPSPDHLEPRVRSTIDHLRAQRRLLLGDARGGLSLFQTLLSSIQGIELSNSELGDIAFGMGVCMARLGMPDAPGTLSRALARMASTPHRVRTRQSRILAGLLFPDVVSSRQVSEDIRLYPGTNGFDPFWPLYAGPLAAIETTESSALLDHLVGKTPPDLLAAFRQRERDFNRLLSLRENGPSRAAQFVTLIRNGQARPMHIDDYSVWKRSVRSDAFTFDGTSGEIRHGRSTAVLKPGSIPHRMLSQLFLAFPNPVDSASLYTSAWGLPYDPECDQAAFKSAILRLNAILRAVYPGASLARPAGGTTSTTRVVVLTLPGEWEAII, encoded by the coding sequence ATGCCGGCGAAGACGAACAGATTTCCTCCGGACGTTCTCGCGATGCTTTCGGAGCTGACCAAACGAGACGGCGAATACGTTTCGCACGTGTCTGCGCTCTGCCTGCTCGGCGTCTTTCCCGGCCCATGCGAGCGACTGACGATCGTCACGCGCCGCCGCCGCCGCAACAGGATGCTGGGGGACACGCCGCTCGTCTTCGTCACGCACGGAGCGGGACGGCCTGCGCACACACAGGACGTGCTCGTCGGAACTTCGCGGATCACGGTCTCGACGATCGAGCAGACGCTCGTCGACCTCTTCGCCGACCTCGATCACGCACCTGATCTCGTGACGCTGGCCGGGCTCCTTGGCGGCGCCCCCTTTCAGGCGCACAGCCTGCTCCAGACGGCCGCGCAGACCTCCGACACCGTCTTGAAGCGGATATCCTTCTTGCTTGCCTGGAGCGGACGCATGGCCCACCCGGAACTTCCGCCGCCGGGTCTCTCGCGCACCCCCGTGAAACTCGACCCGCGCGACGCCGCCGGAAGGATGTCCTGGGACGGCCGGTTTTTCATCCGTTATCCGACGTCCCTGCTCGGTCGTCCCCTGCCCCGTCCGCGCGCGAACGCGCCGGCAGAAACGCTCGAACGCCTGACGTTCCGGAACCATCCGGTCGTGCGCGACCGCATCGTCCGGACAGAATACCTTCCTCTCTATAACCATGACGATCCTGACTTCCTGCGGTGGCTCGACGCTATCGTCATCGCTTTCCTCCAGCCTTCCGCCCACGTTTCGCTCCACGGTTTTCTCTCGTCCTTCGCCGACCGCGAACCGTTCGAGCGGCAGTCCGTTCCGCGGCTCGTCACGAGATACGTCGAACGTCATCCCGGCCTTCTCGAACCGAGGCGGGGAGACGTCCTGAACTGGGTCAGGGCGCATCTCGACGCACGCGGTCCCGCCGTCGTCGAGGCCGTCGTCAGAATCGCGATCGTCATGGGGTTCCACGAGGAGGCTCTCGCCGCCATTTCCCGACACGGGGCACTTTTGTTCGACGCCGGCAGGATCGATCTCCTGCAGAAGGCGATCGGGCGATATCTTGATTCGGAGCTCCCCCTGCCTTCCGGCCTGTTCGTCATCGCGGCGAAAATCTCCGCCCGCGAGAACAGGCTCGTCGATGGACTCGCGCTTCTCGACCGGGGCAAATCACTCTACGAAGGCCTCGATGGCGGTGAGGCGGAGTTCGGCGACCTCGCGCTCGCCACGGGCGACATCCTGCGGTTGTCCGGCAGGCTCACCGAGTCGATGGCCGAGCTGTCCCTCGCACGAGAATGCTTCATTTCGGCAAAGCTGCCGTCGAAAATCGCCGAGACGGACGATGCATTCGGTCGGCTCATGATCACCCGGGAACGGCCCGAGGAAGCGCGGCGGTATTTTCTCTCGGCCCTGTCGTCGGCGTGGTCGTCACGATCCGCCCTCGAACAGGCCCGTATTCTCGAGAATCTCGGTCTCGTCGAGCACGATCTCGGGAACTCGAGGCGGGCGGCCTTGTATCTGTCGCGGGCGGTCTCGCTCCATTCGCAGCTTGGGAATCGCCCCGGAGCCGCATCGGCAGGCCTTCTCCTCGGCGTGTTGCATCTCTCGATGGGACATCTGACGAAGGCCTTCCGCCTGTTCAAGGACGTCCGGGCGTCGATGGAGAAACTCGGACATGCGGGCGGTTCGTTCGAGGCCGCAGCGTATCTCGGATGGACCTGCGATCTTCTTGGGAAGCAGGGAGCGGCAGATTCGTGGTGGTCAATGCTTCCCTCGCCCGACCATCTGGAGCCCCGCGTTCGCTCAACGATCGACCATCTCCGGGCGCAACGACGACTTCTGCTCGGCGACGCGCGCGGAGGGCTCTCCTTGTTCCAGACGCTGCTTTCGAGCATTCAGGGGATCGAACTGTCGAATTCCGAACTCGGCGACATTGCTTTCGGCATGGGCGTCTGCATGGCGCGCCTCGGCATGCCCGACGCCCCGGGAACGCTTTCCCGCGCTCTCGCCAGAATGGCATCCACGCCGCACCGCGTCCGGACCAGGCAATCCCGCATCCTCGCCGGTCTTCTGTTTCCCGACGTCGTTTCGTCCCGGCAGGTCTCCGAGGATATACGGCTGTATCCCGGAACGAACGGTTTCGACCCCTTCTGGCCCCTCTACGCCGGTCCCCTCGCGGCCATCGAAACCACGGAGTCTTCCGCCCTCCTCGATCATCTCGTCGGAAAAACCCCGCCCGACCTGCTCGCCGCGTTCCGGCAACGCGAACGCGATTTCAACCGACTCCTGAGTCTTCGTGAAAACGGACCTTCGCGCGCCGCCCAATTCGTGACGCTGATCCGGAACGGGCAGGCGAGGCCGATGCATATCGATGACTATTCCGTCTGGAAGCGTTCCGTCCGTTCCGACGCATTCACGTTCGACGGAACGTCCGGCGAGATCCGCCACGGAAGGAGCACGGCCGTTCTCAAGCCCGGTTCGATCCCGCACCGGATGCTCAGCCAGTTGTTTCTGGCCTTTCCCAATCCCGTCGATTCGGCTTCGTTGTACACAAGTGCCTGGGGCCTTCCGTACGATCCGGAATGCGACCAGGCCGCCTTCAAGAGCGCGATACTCCGCCTGAACGCCATTCTCAGGGCCGTGTACCCCGGCGCCTCGCTGGCGCGGCCGGCCGGTGGAACCACTTCCACCACCCGCGTCGTCGTCCTCACTCTCCCGGGCGAATGGGAAGCCATCATCTGA